One Flavobacterium sp. 90 DNA segment encodes these proteins:
- a CDS encoding RagB/SusD family nutrient uptake outer membrane protein produces the protein MKNILKYVFFASVAITTVSCDNYLDVKPVGKVIPETLQDYRAVMTRAYSITAIHKALSAVRADELTFDEFNDNATFYRDHYIWNDINPDKTTNSFPYAALYNRIFYTNVIITEASQKLAPSAEKDQLLGEAYALRALTYFDLLNLFSKPYNAATAATDKGVPLALKIDLEQAYVPQSVAVVYDQILSDNEEAKKLLNLDTQTTGINYRFSKASLYAMESRIFLYRKEWAKAIESANKAMTYKNALIDLNATPALPNLYNGPESILALEDPFINILKGTTYASPTLTGAYDKTNDLRFALYYQTSGSRFKFRKGGDIAQKCTFRTSELYLTKAEASAQLNDLPTTRATVLAFIKNRYNAAGFNTLSTSIAAMTQTQLLDLIAQERQREFAVEGHRWFDLRRTTQKQIIHTYGGDNYTLIENDPRYTLPFPQEARLNNPEL, from the coding sequence ATGAAAAATATATTAAAATACGTATTCTTTGCCAGTGTAGCGATTACTACCGTAAGCTGTGATAATTATCTTGATGTTAAGCCAGTAGGTAAAGTAATTCCGGAAACTTTGCAAGATTACAGAGCTGTAATGACAAGAGCATATTCGATAACTGCAATTCATAAAGCATTATCTGCTGTGAGAGCAGACGAATTGACTTTTGATGAATTTAATGATAATGCAACTTTCTATAGAGATCATTATATCTGGAACGATATCAATCCTGATAAAACTACAAACAGCTTTCCTTATGCAGCTTTATACAACAGGATTTTTTATACGAATGTAATTATTACTGAAGCAAGCCAAAAGTTAGCGCCTTCTGCAGAGAAAGACCAATTACTTGGAGAAGCTTATGCATTAAGAGCTTTGACTTACTTTGATTTACTGAACTTATTCAGCAAACCTTATAATGCTGCAACAGCTGCAACAGACAAAGGTGTTCCATTGGCTTTAAAAATTGATTTAGAGCAAGCTTATGTTCCTCAAAGTGTTGCTGTTGTTTATGATCAGATTTTATCTGATAATGAAGAGGCAAAAAAACTATTGAATTTAGATACGCAAACAACTGGTATCAATTACCGTTTTTCTAAAGCTTCTTTATATGCTATGGAATCTCGTATTTTCCTTTACAGAAAAGAATGGGCCAAAGCTATTGAGTCTGCAAATAAAGCAATGACATACAAAAATGCTTTAATAGACTTAAATGCTACACCAGCTTTGCCTAACCTTTATAATGGACCGGAATCTATATTAGCGCTTGAAGATCCTTTTATCAATATTCTAAAAGGAACTACATATGCTTCACCAACTTTAACTGGTGCTTATGATAAAACAAACGACTTACGTTTTGCTTTGTATTATCAGACAAGCGGAAGCAGATTCAAATTTAGAAAAGGTGGAGATATCGCTCAAAAATGTACTTTCAGAACTTCTGAATTATATTTGACAAAAGCAGAAGCTTCAGCACAATTGAACGATCTTCCAACGACAAGAGCAACAGTTTTAGCTTTTATCAAAAACAGATACAACGCTGCAGGATTCAACACATTAAGCACATCTATTGCTGCAATGACACAAACTCAGCTTCTTGATCTTATTGCTCAGGAAAGACAACGTGAGTTTGCAGTTGAAGGTCACCGTTGGTTTGATTTAAGAAGAACTACTCAAAAACAAATCATCCATACATATGGTGGAGATAATTATACTCTGATAGAAAATGACCCGCGTTATACGCTTCCATTTCCTCAAGAAGCACGATTAAATAATCCTGAATTGTAA
- a CDS encoding TonB-dependent receptor has protein sequence MRFLLFVFLFVHFSGWSQKGNISGKVTFGNTESALGASVTVTETQKFVIVDNDGQFEIKGLSYGNYTLVISSLEAKAKTINFVLNNPFQKLNILLEKNDPKALKEVVIQKTSVKKEITNKGFSVNVIETKDAANRNLQTNELLDRSAGVRIRQNGGMGSSVNYNLNGMSGNSIRIFIDGIPLSTYGSSFNLNSIPPALIERIEVYKGVTPAYLADDALGGAINVVLKKGAKNTLNASISYGSFNTIQSNFNTTYRDKSGFTLKGSGFYNYSDNDYEIWGRFVYNTLPNGRYDYVRVKRFENRYRSYGGRFEAGFTDVKWADTFLIGLNMSEDHNQIQHGQYMTKPYKGRFSEADATAISLNYSKKDFLFKGLDFSTNTVFSKRHEVVNDTVKWNYNWFGEKAIDLYNKHILSSSGAQQAGPTINTITQNILSSRSIFTYNINEKNRIVFSNLFYTVDRNDDDLIKPEFQNNFEATRDLQKTVTSLAYEMQAFDSRLRTNIFGKFYEQKVNENKPEIVNQNGQNVIVEKKTLSTMPYFGYGLATSYFITPKIMISASAEKAIRLPNENEIFGNPGENISGNSNLKPEQSDNFNAGFQFGPYKINQHKISIAASGFLRNAKDKIVRTSGNRVNDAIQILPFENLTLTQSIGFEASFDYVFKDRLFISMNTSKFNSLFKMQYDNNGGQLLNYDKQLPNEPFFTLNANVQYNFKELIQKNSQLNLYYNCGYVDPFATLWIDVINSETPAQFSQDLGLSYAFPNKQFVVSFDAKNIFDKQIFDNYAVQKPGRAFYLKLNYTINNF, from the coding sequence ATGCGTTTTCTATTGTTTGTGTTTTTATTCGTTCATTTTTCAGGCTGGTCTCAAAAGGGAAATATTAGTGGAAAAGTCACTTTTGGAAATACTGAATCTGCCTTGGGAGCTTCGGTAACGGTTACAGAAACTCAGAAATTTGTTATTGTCGACAACGACGGTCAATTTGAAATAAAAGGATTATCATACGGAAACTACACTTTAGTAATCTCTTCGCTTGAAGCGAAAGCAAAAACCATAAATTTCGTTCTGAATAATCCTTTTCAAAAGCTAAATATTCTTCTTGAAAAAAATGATCCAAAAGCTTTAAAAGAAGTAGTAATTCAAAAAACTTCGGTAAAAAAAGAAATTACAAACAAAGGTTTTTCGGTAAACGTAATCGAAACAAAAGATGCTGCAAATAGAAATCTCCAAACCAATGAATTACTGGATCGTTCTGCGGGAGTAAGAATCAGGCAAAACGGAGGAATGGGTTCGAGCGTTAATTACAACCTCAACGGAATGTCCGGAAACTCCATTAGAATTTTCATCGATGGAATTCCGCTTTCTACTTATGGATCTTCATTTAATTTAAACAGTATTCCGCCCGCATTAATTGAGCGTATCGAAGTTTATAAAGGAGTTACACCAGCCTATTTAGCAGATGATGCATTGGGCGGCGCTATAAATGTTGTACTAAAAAAAGGAGCCAAAAACACTTTGAATGCTTCTATTTCTTACGGTTCTTTTAATACTATTCAATCTAACTTTAACACAACGTATCGCGACAAATCCGGTTTTACTTTAAAAGGTTCAGGATTCTATAATTATTCGGATAACGATTATGAGATTTGGGGAAGATTTGTTTACAATACTTTGCCTAACGGAAGATATGATTATGTGAGAGTAAAACGTTTCGAGAACAGATACAGATCTTATGGCGGAAGATTTGAAGCCGGTTTTACAGATGTTAAATGGGCTGATACTTTTTTAATTGGCTTAAACATGTCCGAAGATCACAATCAAATTCAGCACGGTCAATATATGACAAAACCATATAAAGGACGTTTTTCTGAAGCCGATGCAACAGCGATAAGTTTGAATTATTCAAAAAAAGATTTCCTATTTAAAGGTCTTGATTTTTCAACCAATACGGTCTTCAGCAAAAGACACGAAGTGGTAAATGATACCGTCAAATGGAATTACAATTGGTTTGGAGAAAAAGCAATTGATTTATACAATAAGCACATTTTATCCAGTAGTGGCGCACAGCAAGCCGGACCAACAATTAATACAATTACACAAAACATCTTAAGTTCAAGAAGCATATTTACATATAACATCAACGAAAAAAACAGAATCGTTTTTAGTAATTTATTTTATACTGTTGACAGAAATGATGACGATTTAATAAAACCGGAATTTCAAAACAATTTTGAAGCAACACGCGATTTACAAAAAACAGTTACATCTCTGGCTTACGAAATGCAGGCTTTTGATTCTCGTTTAAGAACCAATATTTTTGGGAAATTCTATGAGCAAAAGGTAAACGAAAATAAACCGGAAATAGTAAATCAAAATGGTCAGAATGTAATAGTCGAAAAAAAGACTCTAAGCACTATGCCTTATTTTGGCTACGGACTTGCAACTTCTTATTTTATTACTCCAAAAATCATGATTTCGGCATCTGCGGAAAAAGCGATTCGGCTACCAAACGAAAATGAAATATTTGGAAATCCCGGCGAAAACATAAGCGGAAATTCTAATTTGAAACCGGAACAAAGTGACAATTTTAATGCTGGATTTCAATTTGGCCCTTACAAAATAAACCAACACAAAATATCGATTGCAGCATCTGGTTTTTTAAGAAATGCAAAAGATAAAATTGTTAGAACTTCTGGAAATCGTGTAAATGATGCCATACAAATTTTGCCATTTGAGAATTTAACCCTAACGCAATCAATTGGTTTTGAAGCTTCTTTTGATTATGTTTTCAAAGATCGTTTGTTTATTTCGATGAATACTTCAAAGTTCAATTCGTTGTTCAAAATGCAATATGACAATAATGGAGGTCAATTATTAAACTACGACAAACAATTGCCAAATGAGCCTTTCTTTACTTTAAACGCAAATGTTCAGTACAATTTTAAAGAACTGATACAAAAAAATTCACAATTAAATCTCTACTACAACTGTGGTTATGTTGATCCGTTTGCTACGCTTTGGATTGATGTAATTAACTCTGAAACACCTGCACAATTTTCTCAGGATTTGGGTTTGAGTTATGCTTTTCCGAATAAGCAGTTTGTGGTGAGTTTTGATGCCAAAAATATATTCGATAAACAGATTTTCGATAATTACGCCGTTCAAAAACCCGGACGCGCTTTTTATCTAAAGCTGAATTATACCATCAATAATTTTTAA
- a CDS encoding transcriptional regulator: MKNKEIQISDIWNDKKKDDVKNIIKSHSSKQSKEQILKNQLLSIQYKLEDYIQNENDTEVLKVLDFVKMYLKTLNITKKELASYFEMKDSNLHKYLIGERKLNAKLVLKLSTFSHTKPEQWYRVEVKNELIELNKEKANVEAYKKYDYRNLIQAV; this comes from the coding sequence ATGAAAAATAAAGAAATTCAAATTAGCGATATTTGGAATGACAAGAAGAAAGACGATGTGAAAAATATTATAAAATCCCATTCTTCAAAACAATCCAAAGAACAGATATTAAAGAATCAATTGCTTTCTATTCAATATAAATTGGAAGATTATATTCAAAACGAAAATGATACTGAGGTTTTAAAAGTTCTTGATTTTGTTAAGATGTATTTAAAAACGCTTAATATTACTAAGAAGGAATTAGCATCTTATTTTGAAATGAAAGACAGTAATCTTCATAAGTATCTTATAGGAGAAAGAAAGTTAAATGCAAAACTGGTTTTAAAGTTAAGTACTTTTTCGCATACCAAACCAGAGCAATGGTACAGAGTTGAGGTGAAAAACGAGTTGATCGAATTGAATAAAGAAAAAGCTAATGTAGAAGCTTATAAAAAGTATGATTACCGCAATTTAATCCAAGCAGTATAA
- a CDS encoding response regulator, with protein sequence MSKQNYNLLLADDDQDDCAFFKEALDELELPVSLVTVNDGVELMNYLGENFSENLPDILFLDLNMPRKNGHECLAEIKNKEELKNLPVIIFSTSLDTDIVDLMYEKGATYYIRKPGEFSKLKKVIGDALAITSENNFKQPIRAKFILQP encoded by the coding sequence ATGAGCAAACAGAATTACAATCTTTTACTAGCAGATGATGATCAGGATGATTGTGCTTTCTTTAAAGAAGCCTTAGATGAATTAGAGCTTCCGGTATCTCTTGTAACTGTGAATGACGGCGTGGAATTAATGAATTATTTAGGCGAAAATTTCTCTGAAAACCTACCTGATATTCTGTTTCTTGACCTCAACATGCCTCGTAAAAATGGTCACGAATGTCTGGCTGAAATAAAGAATAAAGAAGAACTTAAAAACCTTCCTGTCATAATTTTTTCAACTTCTCTGGATACTGACATTGTTGATTTAATGTACGAAAAAGGGGCTACTTATTACATTCGTAAACCCGGTGAATTTTCTAAATTAAAAAAGGTTATTGGCGACGCATTAGCCATAACATCTGAAAATAATTTTAAACAACCCATCAGGGCAAAATTTATTCTTCAACCCTAA
- a CDS encoding LytTR family DNA-binding domain-containing protein gives MKIVIIEDEYLASSYLKSILEQQTILSINEISVVKSVKDAVAFFKTNTVDLAFMDIHLGDGKSLDIFEQTLVSCPVIFITAYDSYAVKVFKHFTIDYLLKPYEEEELLEALIKYRNIKETFNTNLIVESLVEIENQSNIQHHFLVNHRDKLISINDTAITYFFATGKHLFIYTTANSYLYNSNLKDLINKLDPVLFFKVNRKYIINRHHIQEIIKHSSQKIELLLNVAIPDSEPIILSKKEINNFKNWLDS, from the coding sequence ATGAAAATTGTCATAATTGAAGATGAATATCTGGCGTCAAGCTATCTGAAATCAATTCTGGAGCAACAAACGATACTTTCAATAAATGAAATATCAGTAGTTAAATCTGTAAAAGACGCTGTCGCCTTTTTTAAAACAAATACGGTTGATCTTGCCTTTATGGATATTCACTTGGGAGACGGAAAAAGTCTGGACATTTTTGAGCAAACACTCGTTTCATGTCCCGTTATTTTTATTACTGCTTACGATTCTTATGCTGTAAAAGTTTTCAAGCATTTCACGATCGATTATCTTCTGAAACCTTATGAAGAAGAAGAATTACTGGAAGCTTTAATCAAATACAGAAACATAAAAGAAACCTTTAATACCAACTTAATTGTTGAATCGCTTGTTGAAATTGAAAATCAAAGCAACATTCAGCATCATTTTTTGGTAAATCACAGAGACAAACTCATTTCGATAAATGATACGGCAATCACCTATTTTTTTGCCACCGGAAAACACCTTTTTATTTATACAACTGCCAACAGCTATTTGTACAATAGTAATCTTAAGGATTTAATCAATAAACTTGATCCGGTTCTCTTCTTTAAAGTCAACCGAAAATATATCATAAACAGACATCATATTCAGGAAATCATCAAGCATTCAAGTCAAAAGATTGAGTTGCTTTTAAATGTTGCTATTCCGGATAGTGAACCTATTATTTTGAGTAAAAAAGAAATTAATAATTTCAAAAATTGGTTGGATTCTTAA
- a CDS encoding SusC/RagA family TonB-linked outer membrane protein: MKNLFYMLSFLLALSGYAQERTIKGTVVDAKDGLPIPGVTVFVENSAVSNNTQQKGVIQSSSLGTVTDFDGTFEFKINSNMKSLRVTYMGYLPYTIDITSQNNYTISLKSDAAELKEIVVTGYQKIEKRKLTSAVAQVEMADIKQAGVASLDQMLIGQVAGVAVTQQTGAPGTISKIRIRGTASLNGAQDPLWVLDGLPLEGNDVPQNYDKDNIDVLSNFSIAGLNPDDIKDITILKDAAATAIYGARAANGVIVVTTKKGRKGNMKVDFNVNTFVTQKPDFSKLNLMNSSQKVDFELSLASREDLTYRDTAGEISRILNQANELGAYRSGGFSSLSPTTQNSINSLRNNNTNWGDLLYRAAFNTQYGLSLSGGGERSDYYFSLGAYNEDGATVGTGFDRYNLTLKNNFDVTDKLHVGVGIFGTQSKKTSYLSDTDGFTNPSNYSRNVNPYLTPFNADGSYRYDKDIKGYGNGTVALPFNFLEERENTNYELITRSVKALLDVDYNITKNLKASTQIGLQFDNNSSEKYAGKDSYYTRKEREKTSVFSNGTYNYFLPVGGIIQNSNTDFFQYNWKTMVNYNTTLGGKHELEFMVGNELRKNKNTSIATKGFGFDPKTLTTAQIIFPTASYAADSNYRTYLKTENENAFASFFATASYTYDRKYTFFGSVRYDGSDLFGADPKYKYLPLWAVSGSWAVSEENFLKDNDVISNLRLRASYGLQGNIDKNTSPYVVGINQTAVILPGQTEPILTVLSPPNDKLRWEKTTNTNVGMDLGLFKNRINIVTDVYGRKSTDLIGLQSLALENGFEYTNANWAQVTNRGYEISLSTRNIDHPNFKWNTTINFAHNKSNVDRIQTRSNSYLPSREGLPVNAVFALKTAGIDENGYPLFVNKKGETVNSQTFFALFDPYADFFPGVLSQSKLTDAETRDLFTYVGDLDPKFTGGFMNTFKVHNFDLTIATTFNIKQTVVEKPTFNGTSLDRGQNYTTDALNAWSPTNTGSHIPGITSPTSGTGDSWMAYQWYSPGAAPLEMYNYLDTWVHEMSFMRVSSIRFGYSLPKKAINSLFMENVRFSIEGRNLFVISSDYKGYFDPETFGNIYAQPIPRSISLGCNLTF; this comes from the coding sequence ATGAAGAATTTATTTTACATGCTGAGTTTCCTTCTTGCCCTTTCCGGGTATGCGCAGGAAAGGACAATTAAAGGGACGGTAGTTGATGCCAAAGACGGATTGCCAATACCTGGTGTTACTGTTTTTGTTGAGAACAGTGCCGTATCTAATAACACACAACAAAAAGGTGTGATCCAAAGTTCAAGCCTTGGAACCGTAACTGATTTTGACGGTACATTTGAATTTAAAATCAACAGTAACATGAAAAGTTTAAGAGTAACTTATATGGGTTACCTACCTTATACTATTGATATTACATCACAAAATAACTATACAATTTCTTTAAAATCTGACGCAGCAGAATTGAAAGAGATCGTTGTAACAGGTTACCAAAAAATCGAGAAAAGAAAATTAACATCGGCTGTTGCACAAGTTGAAATGGCAGATATCAAACAAGCGGGTGTTGCGAGTTTGGATCAAATGTTAATTGGTCAGGTTGCGGGTGTAGCGGTAACGCAACAAACGGGAGCTCCTGGAACAATCTCAAAAATCAGAATTCGTGGTACTGCATCTCTTAATGGTGCACAAGATCCGTTATGGGTTTTAGATGGTTTACCTCTTGAAGGAAATGATGTTCCTCAAAACTATGACAAAGACAATATAGATGTATTAAGTAACTTTTCTATCGCGGGATTAAACCCTGATGATATCAAAGATATTACCATATTAAAAGATGCTGCTGCAACTGCTATTTACGGAGCAAGAGCTGCAAACGGAGTTATCGTTGTAACGACTAAAAAAGGAAGAAAAGGAAACATGAAAGTAGACTTTAACGTTAATACTTTTGTGACTCAAAAACCTGATTTTTCTAAATTAAACCTTATGAATTCTTCTCAAAAAGTAGATTTTGAACTTTCGCTAGCTTCAAGAGAAGATTTGACTTACAGAGACACGGCTGGGGAAATTTCCCGCATTCTAAACCAGGCTAATGAATTAGGAGCCTATAGATCGGGAGGTTTTTCGTCTCTAAGTCCAACAACACAAAACTCAATCAATTCTTTGAGAAACAATAACACTAATTGGGGTGATTTATTGTACAGAGCTGCTTTTAACACACAATACGGATTAAGTTTATCTGGTGGTGGAGAAAGATCTGATTACTATTTCTCTTTAGGAGCTTACAATGAAGATGGAGCTACTGTAGGAACTGGTTTCGACAGATACAACCTTACCTTAAAAAACAACTTTGATGTAACTGATAAATTACATGTTGGTGTTGGAATTTTTGGTACTCAAAGTAAGAAAACAAGTTATCTTTCGGATACAGATGGTTTTACAAATCCTTCTAACTATTCAAGAAACGTAAACCCATATTTGACTCCATTCAATGCTGATGGAAGCTATAGATATGATAAAGATATCAAAGGATATGGAAACGGAACTGTAGCTCTTCCTTTTAATTTCTTAGAAGAAAGAGAAAATACAAATTATGAATTAATAACAAGATCTGTAAAAGCATTACTTGATGTTGATTATAATATTACAAAAAACTTAAAAGCAAGTACTCAAATTGGTTTACAGTTTGATAATAATTCTTCTGAAAAATATGCTGGTAAAGACTCTTACTATACAAGAAAAGAAAGAGAAAAAACAAGTGTATTTTCAAACGGAACTTATAATTATTTCCTTCCTGTTGGTGGAATTATCCAAAATTCAAACACTGACTTTTTCCAATACAACTGGAAAACTATGGTAAACTATAATACTACTCTTGGAGGAAAACATGAGTTAGAATTTATGGTTGGTAACGAATTAAGAAAAAACAAAAACACTTCTATTGCTACAAAAGGTTTTGGTTTTGACCCAAAAACATTGACTACTGCTCAAATTATTTTCCCAACTGCAAGCTATGCAGCTGACTCAAACTACAGAACATATTTAAAGACTGAGAACGAAAATGCATTTGCATCATTTTTTGCAACAGCATCTTATACTTATGACAGAAAATATACTTTCTTTGGAAGTGTTCGTTATGACGGATCAGATTTATTTGGTGCAGACCCTAAATACAAATACTTACCATTATGGGCAGTTTCTGGTTCATGGGCAGTATCTGAAGAAAATTTCTTAAAAGACAATGACGTGATTTCTAATTTAAGATTACGTGCATCTTACGGTTTACAAGGAAATATCGACAAAAATACTTCACCGTATGTAGTTGGTATCAACCAAACAGCTGTTATTTTACCAGGACAAACAGAACCTATTCTTACAGTATTATCTCCTCCAAATGATAAATTAAGATGGGAAAAAACTACTAATACTAACGTTGGAATGGACCTTGGTTTATTCAAAAATCGTATCAACATTGTTACTGATGTTTACGGAAGAAAAAGTACTGATTTAATTGGTTTACAATCGCTTGCTCTAGAAAACGGATTTGAATATACAAATGCTAACTGGGCGCAGGTAACTAATAGAGGATATGAAATTTCTTTGTCTACAAGAAACATTGATCATCCAAACTTTAAATGGAATACAACAATTAATTTTGCTCATAATAAAAGTAATGTAGATCGTATTCAAACAAGATCAAACAGTTATTTACCTTCTAGAGAAGGACTTCCGGTTAATGCGGTATTCGCATTAAAAACTGCAGGAATTGATGAAAACGGTTATCCTTTATTTGTAAATAAAAAAGGAGAAACTGTAAACTCACAAACCTTTTTTGCCCTTTTTGACCCTTATGCAGATTTTTTCCCGGGAGTTCTATCTCAATCTAAACTTACAGATGCTGAAACAAGAGATTTGTTTACTTATGTAGGAGATTTAGATCCTAAGTTTACTGGTGGTTTCATGAATACATTCAAAGTTCATAATTTTGATCTTACAATTGCTACTACTTTCAATATTAAACAAACTGTCGTTGAAAAACCTACTTTCAATGGTACAAGTTTAGATCGTGGTCAAAATTATACTACTGATGCACTTAATGCATGGTCACCTACTAATACAGGTTCACATATACCTGGAATTACTAGTCCAACTTCAGGCACAGGAGATTCATGGATGGCTTACCAATGGTATTCTCCAGGAGCAGCTCCACTAGAAATGTACAATTATTTAGATACGTGGGTTCACGAAATGAGTTTTATGCGTGTAAGCAGTATTCGTTTTGGATATTCTTTGCCTAAAAAAGCTATAAACAGTTTGTTTATGGAGAACGTTAGATTTAGTATTGAAGGTAGAAACCTATTCGTAATCAGCTCTGATTATAAAGGTTACTTTGATCCAGAAACTTTCGGAAATATCTATGCACAACCAATCCCAAGATCAATTTCTTTAGGATGTAACCTAACTTTTTAA